In a single window of the bacterium genome:
- a CDS encoding ferrous iron transport protein A — MDLITLEQAEKNTEWTVKKIDGGVTVRRRLNQMGIHLGDVVVVRRSGIMGGPLLVEVHGSEVAIGRGMAKKIIVSRE; from the coding sequence ATGGATTTAATTACACTGGAACAGGCAGAAAAGAACACTGAGTGGACTGTTAAAAAAATAGACGGCGGAGTAACGGTAAGGCGTAGGCTGAACCAGATGGGTATTCACCTCGGCGATGTGGTAGTAGTCAGAAGAAGCGGTATTATGGGCGGTCCCCTTCTTGTTGAAGTACACGGAAGCGAAGTTGCAATCGGCAGGGGAATGGCAAAAAAAATTATTGTGAGTAGAGAATGA
- the feoB gene encoding ferrous iron transport protein B, translating into MDLNNKSDQEFDFNIVLVGQPNCGKSTIFNEVAGYRSISSNFPGATIQYTKSRVRVGGEVCALVDLPGIYSLSSFDEAERVSQQYLINGPVDVIVNVIDASLLGRSLELTLQLLDLKIPMVVCLNMIDEAEKKGIFIDTSELSKKLGVVVVTTVASRGRGIDNLFKSVVETAEKGTTGNIIKNSRDVEIIIAKLAGILKDSLDSSLPFLGRLLAVKLLENDPFFVDYINQSHPELTKAIEDFQKELSRTHGRPSDAVMNGERHALSLTLFEEVTRLGKPKKDWRKSVDKVLMHNVWGYFFLVLFLFIFFNTIFRFGALIEAPMMALVEQGVKETARMFGSGSMAAMVSGAVINGFGGGLAIILPYLFPFLFGLALLEDIGYLPRVAFLMDAFMHKIGLHGKAVIPAVIGYGCNVPAIMATRILESPRDRFIASLIAAMVPCAARMTIIMGLVGFYLGGTAAMLIYLLNLIVISISGRVLSKLLPEVTPGMLLEIPQYQIPRIETLLQKTWLRLKEFIFIAWPLLVGGSIILGFIEYFNFSMLINKMLSPITWILGLPSQTGITLIFGVFKKELSMLMLFQAMGTRDLLTVMTYGQILVFTVFIVFYVPCVATIGALYKAIGSKRMILITVFTFILALVIGFLTRVLTWVVW; encoded by the coding sequence ATGGATTTAAACAATAAATCAGATCAAGAGTTTGATTTTAATATTGTTCTTGTGGGACAGCCGAACTGCGGTAAGAGTACTATTTTTAATGAGGTAGCAGGTTATCGTTCCATATCTTCAAATTTCCCGGGTGCAACAATCCAATATACAAAAAGTAGAGTAAGGGTAGGCGGTGAAGTATGCGCGCTTGTGGATCTTCCGGGGATATATTCTCTTTCCTCCTTTGATGAAGCAGAAAGAGTCAGTCAGCAGTATCTCATAAATGGGCCTGTTGATGTTATTGTAAACGTAATAGATGCTTCCCTTCTCGGCCGAAGCCTTGAACTGACTTTGCAGCTTCTTGATCTTAAAATTCCCATGGTAGTATGCCTTAACATGATAGATGAGGCCGAGAAAAAGGGTATATTTATTGATACTTCCGAATTGTCAAAAAAATTGGGAGTGGTTGTTGTTACAACAGTTGCTTCAAGAGGCAGGGGTATAGATAATCTTTTCAAAAGTGTAGTTGAAACAGCGGAGAAAGGTACTACCGGGAATATAATTAAAAACAGCAGGGATGTTGAAATAATAATTGCAAAGCTTGCAGGAATACTTAAAGACAGCCTTGATTCTTCTCTGCCTTTTCTCGGAAGGCTTCTTGCTGTAAAATTACTTGAGAATGATCCTTTTTTTGTTGATTACATAAATCAATCTCATCCCGAGTTAACAAAAGCCATTGAGGATTTTCAGAAGGAACTTTCCAGAACGCATGGACGGCCTTCAGATGCAGTTATGAACGGTGAGCGTCATGCATTATCCCTGACACTATTCGAGGAAGTAACACGTCTTGGCAAACCGAAAAAAGACTGGCGAAAGAGTGTTGACAAAGTATTGATGCATAATGTGTGGGGATATTTTTTCCTGGTTTTGTTTTTATTTATTTTTTTTAACACAATATTCCGGTTTGGAGCTCTTATAGAAGCGCCGATGATGGCACTTGTTGAACAGGGAGTAAAAGAAACAGCCAGGATGTTCGGCTCAGGCTCTATGGCCGCAATGGTATCCGGCGCTGTAATTAATGGCTTTGGCGGAGGCCTTGCAATTATACTTCCATACCTTTTTCCGTTTTTGTTCGGCCTTGCACTTCTTGAGGACATTGGTTACCTGCCCCGTGTTGCATTCCTGATGGATGCTTTTATGCATAAAATCGGGCTGCACGGAAAAGCAGTAATACCTGCTGTAATAGGTTATGGCTGCAATGTTCCTGCAATTATGGCTACAAGGATTCTTGAATCGCCGAGAGACAGATTTATAGCAAGTTTAATTGCAGCAATGGTTCCGTGTGCAGCAAGAATGACTATTATAATGGGGCTTGTTGGATTTTATCTCGGAGGTACTGCTGCAATGCTGATTTATCTTCTTAACCTAATTGTAATCAGTATTTCAGGTAGAGTACTTTCAAAGCTTCTGCCTGAGGTAACTCCGGGTATGCTGCTTGAGATACCTCAGTATCAGATTCCGAGAATAGAAACTCTTTTGCAGAAAACGTGGCTGCGATTAAAGGAATTTATTTTTATTGCATGGCCCCTTCTTGTAGGCGGAAGTATTATTCTGGGTTTTATTGAATATTTTAATTTCAGTATGCTTATAAATAAAATGTTATCCCCCATTACATGGATTCTCGGGCTTCCTTCTCAAACAGGAATAACATTGATATTCGGTGTGTTCAAAAAAGAGCTTTCAATGCTTATGCTTTTTCAGGCAATGGGAACCCGGGATCTGCTTACAGTTATGACTTATGGGCAGATACTTGTGTTTACTGTTTTTATTGTGTTCTATGTTCCCTGTGTTGCAACAATAGGAGCGCTATATAAAGCAATCGGCTCTAAGCGTATGATTTTGATAACTGTTTTTACTTTCATTCTTGCTCTTGTAATAGGATTCCTTACCCGTGTCCTTACGTGGGTTGTGTGGTAA
- a CDS encoding GIY-YIG nuclease family protein, which produces MKIYYVYILASKRNGTLYIGVTNNLARRVYEHKENKVSGFTSKYNVHKLVYFEESFDITSAINREKQLKKWKRKWKLELIEKYNPNWKDLYEDIK; this is translated from the coding sequence ATGAAGATATATTATGTTTACATATTGGCAAGTAAGAGGAATGGAACACTTTACATAGGAGTAACTAACAATCTTGCCAGAAGAGTGTATGAACACAAGGAAAACAAAGTTTCTGGATTTACATCAAAATATAATGTGCATAAACTTGTTTATTTTGAAGAAAGTTTTGATATTACTAGTGCGATAAATCGGGAGAAGCAGCTTAAGAAGTGGAAGAGAAAGTGGAAATTAGAATTAATAGAGAAGTATAACCCAAATTGGAAGGATTTGTACGAAGATATAAAATAA